A stretch of the Acidobacteriota bacterium genome encodes the following:
- a CDS encoding cupin domain-containing protein, whose protein sequence is MSTKISVDESCNRLDETWSPRVIATLNGQEVKLVRAKGVFPWHRHDDVDEFFLVWKGRFSVEFRDRRIDLKDGECVLVPRGVEHRTSAAEDAYVLCFEPVGTVNTGNLPPNDFTAPCGVSILDPDEPAK, encoded by the coding sequence ATGAGCACGAAGATCAGTGTAGACGAGAGCTGCAATCGTCTCGACGAGACGTGGAGTCCGCGCGTCATCGCCACGCTCAACGGGCAGGAAGTGAAGCTCGTGCGAGCGAAGGGCGTCTTTCCCTGGCATCGTCACGATGACGTCGACGAGTTCTTCCTGGTGTGGAAGGGGCGGTTCTCGGTTGAGTTCCGTGACCGGCGGATCGACCTGAAGGACGGAGAGTGCGTGCTGGTTCCCCGCGGCGTCGAGCACCGCACTTCCGCCGCGGAGGATGCGTACGTGCTGTGCTTCGAACCGGTCGGCACCGTAAACACCGGGAATCTCCCGCCGAACGACTTCACGGCGCCGTGCGGGGTGTCGATTCTCGATCCCGATGAGCCCGCGAAGTGA
- a CDS encoding LysE family translocator yields the protein MSLNTWLLFAGTEAVLCLTPGPAVLFVLSYGLARGGRASLWASAGVLAGNGCYFALSALGLGAVLLASYEVFALIKYLGALYLVYLGVQTVRGAGLALRPERAQEDRGSLRALTRGFALQAANPKALVFFVALLPQFIDASRSIWPQVLILGVTSVVIEFTVLAGYGYMAARAAALTRQVRFRKLTNRVCGGMLVVAGTGVAFAGER from the coding sequence ATGAGCTTGAACACGTGGCTTCTGTTCGCCGGCACGGAGGCCGTGCTGTGCCTCACGCCCGGTCCGGCGGTGCTGTTCGTGCTGTCCTACGGCCTCGCTCGCGGCGGGCGCGCGTCGCTGTGGGCGAGCGCCGGCGTCCTGGCCGGCAACGGCTGCTACTTTGCCCTTTCCGCGCTGGGTCTCGGAGCGGTTCTGCTCGCTTCCTACGAGGTCTTCGCGCTCATCAAGTACCTGGGAGCCCTCTACCTGGTCTATCTCGGCGTGCAGACCGTACGGGGAGCCGGACTCGCGCTTCGGCCGGAGCGCGCGCAGGAAGACCGGGGTTCGCTGAGAGCGCTGACCCGCGGATTCGCGCTGCAGGCGGCAAACCCCAAGGCGCTCGTCTTCTTTGTCGCCCTGCTTCCGCAGTTCATCGATGCGAGTCGCTCCATCTGGCCGCAGGTGCTGATACTCGGCGTGACGTCTGTGGTCATCGAGTTCACCGTGTTGGCGGGGTACGGGTACATGGCCGCACGGGCCGCGGCGCTGACTCGCCAGGTGAGGTTCCGGAAACTGACGAATCGCGTGTGCGGCGGCATGCTGGTCGTCGCCGGCACGGGCGTGGCGTTCGCCGGAGAACGCTGA
- a CDS encoding ABC transporter permease, with the protein MKDMWSRLHSFLTAWTRRERFEDSLDEEVRFHLDAYAEDLVRSGVTRREARRRARIHFGSVEGMKDDCRQARGLRLADELERLMANIRLAVRMLVKTPIVTSVAVLSLALGIGANAAIFSLYSQFLLRPLPVVEPERLVNLEAPGPKPGLTSCDGAGGCDEVFSYPMFRDLQREQTVFTDVAAHDGFNASIAWRGRTFGIVQGIQVSGSYFPTLGSVPALGRLFGPEVDEPIGGHPVAVLSHEFWQDDLGGARDVLGDALIVNGQPLTIVGVAPAGFRGTTFNMSSMIFVPITMHARLAADAGDGRFEDRRQYWLYLFARLRPEASIDQARAAIAPLYRNILTDVEAPLQTDMSGETMARFVAKPLPIEDGRRGQSGMHDFVGVPLLLLLGVTGAVLLIACANIANLLLARAAARASEMAVRLALGATRRQLVTQLLTESCLLAVLGGAAGLVAANWTLGFIGALLPPEIADLLRLTLDPYAVPFTGAVSLSTGLLFGIFPAFHGTRAALISTLKDDAGQPAGARAAAGLRRGLVAAQFALATMLLLVAGLFIQSLRNVSGVDVGIQANDVVTFRLSPGLNGSRDAQTRALYERVEADLAARPGVTSVTAASVAVLTGSSWGARVMVEGFEAGPDTNRTTRFNRIGTDYFRTLGIPLLAGRTFTEADEREAPPVAIVNEAFARKFNLGRDAVGRRLGRGGLDVELDTEIVGLVADTRYSHVKDPVLPLLHVPYRQEDSVGSLAFYVRSTLRPEGMLRTIPALVAGLDPNLPVTRLTTLARQVEESAFEDRTITVLAVAFAGLATLLAAVGLYGVLAYTVAQRTREFGLRMALGADAARLRALVLAQVGRMTLVGGAVGLVAAYGVGRLAQSLLYEIDGLTPAVTALAALAMAAVALGAGFVPAHRASRVNPMAALRHR; encoded by the coding sequence GTGAAAGATATGTGGTCACGCCTGCATTCGTTCCTGACCGCCTGGACCCGGCGGGAGCGCTTCGAGGACTCCCTAGACGAAGAGGTCCGGTTCCACCTCGACGCCTATGCCGAGGATCTGGTTCGCTCCGGGGTCACCAGGCGCGAAGCGCGGCGCCGCGCCCGCATCCACTTCGGCAGCGTCGAAGGGATGAAGGACGACTGCCGGCAGGCGCGCGGCCTGCGGCTGGCCGATGAGCTGGAGCGACTGATGGCCAACATACGACTCGCGGTGCGCATGCTCGTCAAGACCCCGATCGTCACGAGCGTCGCGGTCCTGTCGCTGGCTCTCGGCATCGGGGCCAACGCCGCGATCTTCTCCCTTTACAGCCAGTTCCTGCTGCGTCCGTTGCCGGTCGTCGAGCCGGAGCGCCTCGTGAATCTCGAAGCACCGGGGCCGAAGCCCGGCTTGACCAGTTGCGACGGGGCGGGCGGGTGCGACGAGGTGTTCAGCTACCCGATGTTCCGTGACCTCCAGCGGGAGCAGACGGTCTTCACGGACGTCGCGGCGCATGATGGCTTCAACGCCAGCATCGCCTGGCGGGGCCGGACTTTCGGCATCGTCCAGGGCATTCAGGTCTCCGGCTCGTACTTCCCGACCCTGGGCTCCGTGCCGGCGTTGGGACGACTGTTCGGTCCGGAGGTCGACGAGCCGATCGGCGGGCACCCGGTCGCCGTCCTGAGCCATGAGTTCTGGCAGGACGACCTGGGCGGGGCGCGCGACGTGCTCGGAGACGCGTTGATCGTCAACGGCCAGCCGTTGACGATCGTTGGCGTCGCCCCGGCCGGGTTCCGAGGCACGACCTTCAACATGTCATCCATGATCTTCGTACCGATCACGATGCATGCCAGGCTCGCCGCCGACGCCGGCGACGGCCGCTTCGAAGATCGCCGGCAATACTGGCTCTACCTCTTCGCCCGCCTGAGGCCGGAGGCCTCCATCGATCAGGCCCGCGCGGCAATCGCGCCCCTCTACCGGAACATCCTGACCGACGTGGAGGCTCCCCTCCAGACGGACATGAGCGGTGAGACCATGGCGCGATTCGTCGCCAAACCCCTGCCGATCGAGGACGGTCGGCGAGGCCAGAGCGGCATGCACGACTTCGTCGGCGTGCCCCTCCTTCTCCTCCTCGGGGTCACGGGCGCCGTGCTCCTGATCGCGTGCGCCAACATCGCGAACCTGCTGCTGGCGCGGGCTGCCGCTCGCGCGTCCGAGATGGCGGTGCGGCTTGCGCTCGGCGCGACGAGACGGCAACTGGTGACGCAACTGCTGACCGAGTCGTGCCTGCTGGCCGTGCTCGGTGGCGCGGCCGGGCTCGTCGCGGCCAACTGGACGCTCGGTTTCATCGGCGCGCTGCTGCCACCCGAAATCGCGGACCTCCTGCGGTTGACACTGGATCCGTACGCCGTTCCGTTCACCGGGGCGGTCTCGCTCTCCACGGGCCTGCTCTTCGGGATTTTTCCGGCATTCCATGGCACACGGGCAGCATTGATCTCGACTCTGAAGGACGACGCCGGCCAGCCTGCCGGCGCCCGCGCGGCCGCCGGCCTCCGGCGCGGACTGGTCGCGGCGCAGTTCGCCCTGGCGACGATGCTGCTGCTGGTGGCCGGGCTGTTCATCCAGAGCCTGCGCAACGTGAGCGGCGTCGACGTCGGCATCCAGGCGAACGACGTCGTGACGTTTCGTTTGTCGCCCGGACTCAACGGCTCCCGGGATGCGCAGACGCGCGCCCTCTACGAGCGGGTCGAAGCGGACCTGGCCGCCCGGCCCGGCGTGACGTCGGTGACGGCGGCCTCGGTCGCGGTTCTCACCGGGAGCAGTTGGGGCGCCCGCGTCATGGTGGAAGGATTCGAGGCCGGGCCGGATACGAATCGGACCACGCGGTTCAATCGGATCGGCACCGACTACTTCCGGACCCTGGGGATCCCGCTGTTGGCGGGCCGGACGTTCACGGAGGCGGACGAGCGCGAGGCGCCCCCGGTGGCGATCGTCAACGAGGCGTTCGCGCGCAAGTTCAATCTCGGGCGCGATGCGGTGGGCAGGCGCCTGGGGCGCGGCGGGCTCGACGTGGAGCTGGATACCGAGATCGTCGGCCTCGTTGCGGATACCCGGTACAGCCACGTCAAGGATCCCGTTCTGCCGCTTCTCCATGTTCCGTATCGCCAGGAGGACAGCGTCGGATCGCTCGCGTTCTATGTCCGGAGCACCCTGCGGCCGGAGGGCATGCTCCGCACGATCCCGGCGCTGGTGGCCGGTCTGGACCCCAACCTGCCCGTCACGCGTCTGACGACGCTTGCCCGTCAGGTGGAGGAAAGCGCGTTCGAAGACCGCACGATCACGGTACTGGCGGTAGCCTTCGCCGGGCTCGCGACCCTGTTGGCGGCGGTGGGTCTCTACGGCGTGCTGGCCTACACCGTGGCGCAGCGCACGCGCGAGTTCGGCCTGCGGATGGCGCTCGGCGCGGACGCGGCGCGCCTGCGGGCGCTGGTGCTGGCCCAGGTCGGACGCATGACGCTCGTCGGCGGCGCGGTCGGGCTGGTCGCCGCGTACGGCGTCGGCCGCCTGGCGCAGTCGTTGCTCTACGAAATCGATGGCCTGACGCCCGCGGTGACAGCCTTGGCGGCGTTGGCCATGGCCGCGGTGGCGCTGGGCGCGGGGTTCGTCCCGGCCCACCGGGCGTCCCGCGTGAACCCGATGGCCGCGCTCCGGCACCGGTAG
- a CDS encoding isocitrate lyase/phosphoenolpyruvate mutase family protein, giving the protein MTTVEQRRKARTLRNLHSGPVVLVLPNVWDPIGARVLASKGYPAVATASAAVSASLGFEDGEKITRRTMLEVIHRISRSVAVPVTADMEAGYGASVAELEDTTRGLVDTGAVGMNIEDSLEEGGPLRPADEQAERIATVREAAAARGLDLVINARVDAFLSDRFDQVEERIDEAVARAEAYRRAGADCIYPIGPGDVETHRAAVTHHPAIERPGYA; this is encoded by the coding sequence ATGACGACTGTCGAGCAGCGCCGCAAGGCACGCACGCTACGCAATCTGCATTCGGGCCCCGTCGTGCTCGTGCTTCCGAATGTCTGGGATCCGATCGGAGCCCGTGTGTTGGCGTCCAAGGGATACCCGGCCGTCGCCACAGCGAGCGCGGCGGTCTCCGCATCCCTGGGATTCGAGGACGGCGAGAAGATCACGCGGCGGACGATGCTCGAGGTCATTCACCGGATCAGCCGCTCCGTGGCCGTTCCCGTCACGGCCGACATGGAAGCCGGGTACGGGGCATCCGTTGCCGAATTGGAGGATACGACCAGGGGTCTGGTGGATACCGGCGCGGTCGGGATGAACATCGAGGACAGCCTGGAAGAAGGCGGGCCACTGCGGCCCGCGGACGAGCAGGCCGAGCGCATCGCAACAGTGAGAGAGGCCGCGGCCGCTCGGGGGCTGGATCTGGTGATCAACGCGCGCGTGGATGCCTTTCTGTCGGACAGGTTCGACCAGGTTGAGGAGCGGATCGACGAAGCCGTGGCCCGCGCCGAGGCTTACCGCCGGGCCGGGGCGGACTGCATCTACCCCATCGGTCCGGGCGATGTGGAGACGCACCGCGCTGCGGTCACGCATCACCCTGCCATTGAACGCCCTGGCTACGCCTGA